A window of Aequoribacter fuscus genomic DNA:
GGAATAATGGTATGAAAAGGGCGTTTGCCGGACGCGTATACATTCGGGTGCCCTTCGGTCAAAGCAAACAGTTCACCTCGATCTTGCAGCATAAAACCCAGGCCATCAGGTACAAGCCCAGAACCCATACCGCGGTAATTTGACTGAATCAGAGAGACCATCATGCCCGAGGCATCGGCGACCGTCAGATACGTCGTATCGCCCTCACCTTCGAGCAACACTTCGCTTGGGCCGTAATCATTGGCGGCTTGCTTGGGATCAATACGCTGAAACTGCTGTTTACCGTATTCGTCTGAAATGAGCTGGTGGAGGGGCATTTCAGCAAAATCCGGATCAGCAAAACTGGCAGCCATGTCCGCAAAAGCCAAGCGTTTTGCTTCGACCATGTAATGTATCACCTCAGGAGAGCCTCGTTCCCACTGCGTGAAATCGACGTTCTTCAAGATCGACAGCATCATCAAAGCCGCGAGTCCCTGTCCGTTGGGGGGAAGCTCATACAACGTATGGCCCTTATAATCGACACCCAGCGGCGTTACCCACTCGCCGCGATGCGCCTCAAGATCGGCCAGTCGCAAGTCCCCGCCAATGCGTTGCATATACGTGTCGATGGTTTGTGCAATCTTGCCGGAGTAAAAAGCGCTACGCCCTTCTTGTGCAAGTAAGGCAAGCGTGTCAGCCAGATCCGGGTTGCGAAACACCTCGCCCACCAATGGCGCCTTATCGTCGGCAAAATAGGTCGTCATGGCATTATCGAGCTCTTCTATCATTGGCGCCACCTGCTTAAAACGCGCTAAATTTCGCTCAAAGTAATAAGCGATCACTGGCGAGACAGGAAAACCATCGCGGGCGTAATCGATAGCAGGTGCTAGCACCTCAGACATCGGGAGTTTTCCAAAACGTTCATGCATTGCAAACCAACCATCGACCGTCCCGGGCACCGTAACCGACAAAGATCCGTGTGAGGGAATTCCCTCATAGTTTTCTGGCAAACGCTGCTCTTGCTTTAGCCGCGCTATTGCGTCTTTCAATTCCTGCAGATCTCGTCCCATTGGGGAACGCCCAGACCCGTTGTAGCCGTAAAGTGTTTGCGTTTTTGGATCCCAAATAATTGCAAATAAATCACCGCCGATTCCGTTACCTGTGGGCTCCATCAAACCCAACGCGGCATTTGCGGCAATGGCCGCATCAACTGCACTACCACCCTCTTTCAGGATATCTAGCGCTACTTGAGAAGCCAGCGGTTGTGCGGTCGCTGCCATACCATTCTTGCCGTACACGGGACTGCGAGAATACTCTGGCCCCACAGGGCGCCCGCCCGAGCCCAGCTCTTGAGCGACTGCATTAGCAGATAATATGAATGCCACCAACAGGAAAATCGTGCGCATAACTAAAGCCTCCGTTTGTCGATTGAGTCTGACGAATTGGGTGCAGGAACTCAATTACTGATCGCGCAGGACCTGAACCGCTTTTGACGCAAACTCGCGCTGCGCGAGAGTGAATAGAACCAAAGAACTGGCCCCGAGCAAAACCCAGACGTTGATCAACCACCCCAGTAAGGCTAACGCAAAATAGTAAGCGCGCAACCCGTGATTAAAATCGTGATTTGCCAGATCGGACATCTTGGCCGCTCGCAGGGCGAAAGCTTCGAACTCGTCACTCAAGGGCAGCTCGATCGGCTCTCCATGATGAATAGGCGCCCCGCCCAACAAAATAGCGCACATAATGTACTGCCGAACGGCCCAGGTGAACTTAAAAAAAGCGTACACGAAAATCAGCGCCAAAAAGAAGAGCTTAGCCCGAACAGACTCCGCGGACGCTGAATCCGCCAGATGCGCTGAGTTAATCACCTCCACCAGACCATCTGCCGACATCATGGCCGTTAAGGTACCGGCCAGCAGCAGAATCGTCGTTGAGGCAAAAAAAGTCACCACCCGCTCTAGATTGCCCAAGATTGTCGCATCGCTGACACGCTGCTCACGCAGCATCACCTGGCGCATCCAATGCTCTCGATGCTTGCGCATAATACTGGAAAGCGTGTGCTCCCGCTTAGCGCGAAACTTAGCAATACGCGCGTAAGCAAACCAAGTACCAAAAAATATGGTGATCGCTACCCAATCTTTCACCATCAAAGGCGAATCAAAACCGCCGATCAGGGTAGCCGACCAATCCATTTAGCTGGCCACGTGGGCAGACATATAGGCCTGCACGGTAGCAAGGTCGTTATCGATCACGTCAAAACGCTCTTCGCGCTCGAATAAATCCGCCAAATGCTCGGGCAACGGTGGCGCAAAATCTAATCCGGCTTGAGCAATCGCGCTGGGGAACTTCGCCGCGTGAGCCGTCGCCAAGGTGATCATAGGAGTTTCGGGCTTTCCGTAAAGACGTGCTGCCGCCACACCGATGGCTGAATGCGGGTCAGCCAAGTATTGGCAGTCGTGCCACAAACGCGCAACCTCAGCGCAGGTTTCATCGTCGCTAACGCGATGACTCGCGAACAAGGCTCGAGTACGTGCCATCGCCGTCTCAGAAAAATGAATCGGTTCAGTTTTGAACTGTTCAAATAAATCTGCAATGGCCGCGCCGTCACGATCGTAGACATCAAACAATAAGCGCTCAAAGTTACTCGATACCGTGATGTCCATACTCGGGGATAGGGAAGCCTCTAGTGACATCTTGTCGTAGACACCGGTGGTCATCATTTTGTGCAGCACGTCGTTTTTATTCGTGGCAATCACCAACTGCTCTACCGGCAGTCCCATTTGTTTAGCGAGATAACCGGCAAAAATATCACCAAAATTTCCCGTGGGCACCGAAAAACTGACCGCGCGATCGGGACCACCGACGCTCAAAGCAGCATAAAAATAGTAGACAATTTGAGCCATAATGCGGGCCCAGTTAATTGAATTCACCGCGACTAGACCGCGATCTGCTGGCAGACCAGAGCGATCACCGAATGTCGCTTTCACCAGCGCTTGGCAATCGTCAAAATTGCCGCGAACGGCCAAGTTGTGAATATTCTCACCCACAACGGTCGTCATTTGCTTGCGCTGGACATCCGACACGCGCTGATACGGGTGCAGAATAAAAATGTCGATATTACTACAACGTTTGCAGCCCTCGATTGCAGCCGACCCCGTATCACCTGAGGTCGCGCCCATGATCATAATGCGCTCATCACGGCGCTTGAGGACCTCATCAAGCAAGCGCCCGAGCAATTGCAGTGCAAAGTCTTTAAACGCCAGGGTTGGCCCATGAAACAGCTCTAGCACCCATTGATTGGGAGCAATTTGCACCATCGGTGCAATCGCATCGTGCCGAAATACCGCGTACGTATCGGCCAAAATCGTGTCTAATTCTTCCCGAGAAAACGTATCCTCAACAAAGGGATATACAATTTCGGCTGCGAGCTCGGCGTAGCTTAACGAGCGCCATGAGCGAATTTGTTCTTGACTAAAGCTCGGTAGCTGGTCGGGAACATACAAACCGCCGTCTGATGCTAATCCGGTGAGCAAAACATCTTCAAAATTTAACGCTGGCGCTTTACCGCGGGTACTGATGTATTTCATGACTTCCTCTTTCTCACTAACCTTTCAGCGTTTCAACGCGAATCCGCATTACGTCTGAAAGTGTTGTTTCTAGCGCTTCAATTTCAGCGACTGCGCCCAGTAACTGCGCCTGCTCTGCTGGGTTCGTTAATACCACTAAAGACACGCTTTGCTGACCTTTAGTGGGCGGTTTTTGGATTAGAGCCTCAATGCTGATGCCTCGCTCGCTCAGGATACTCGATACCTTAGACATGACTCCGGGCTTGTCTTGAACATTCAAACGCAAGTACCAGGGCGTGACCACTTGAGCCATAGGCACGCTGTCGATCTCCGTGATCGAGTCAGCGTCTACACCCAAGGCGGGAATTTGCGGCAACTGATCAGCGGCCAGCTCTCGCGCAATATCCACGATATCTGCAACCACGGCTGACGCTGTCGGAGCGGCCCCTGCACCTGCACCACAGTAAAGCGTTGGTCCGACGGCAGAGCCATCAATAAGCACGGCATTTTCAACGCCGTTCACGCGCGACAGCAACTGCTCCTCAGGAATCAAGGTGGGGTGCACTCGAAGATTCACGCCTGCGTCGGTCAGCTTAGCAATACCCAAGTGTTTAATCCGGTAACCCAACTCCTCGGCAAAACTTAAATCTGCAGGGGTTATACGCGTCACGCCTTCGGTGTATACGCCATTGATATTCAAAGGAATTCCAAAAGCAATCGCCGCCAAAATGACGAGTTTGTGCGCCGCATCGATACCCTCGACATCGAAGGTCGGATCGGCCTCGGCATAACCCAAAGCTTGCGCTTCTGCCAGCACATCTTCGAAAGCGCGCTTGGCTGTACCCATCTCGGACAAAATAAAGTTGGTGGTGCCGTTGATAATACCGGCCAGCCAGTTGATTTCGTTACCCGCCAACCCTTCGCGCAGAGCTTTAATAATGGGAATACCACCGGCCACCGCGGCCTCATAGCGCAGTGCCACACCGTGTTCGCTTGCCAAAGCGAATAATTCAGTACCAAACTCGGCAATCAGCGCCTTGTTTGCAGTGACAACGTGCTTTCCCGCTTTGATCGCCCGCTCGACAAGCTCTTTGGCAACGGTTGTGCCACCAATAAGCTCAATCAAGATATCGATCTCGGGGTCGTCGACAACGTCAAAAATATCGCGACTGACCTTAATACCGGCAGTATTGCAAAGTGCGTTATCTCGGCGGGCACCAATGTGCGTAATTTCCAACGTTGCACCCGCTCTGCGGTTAATGGCCTCGCCGCTGGCAGCAAGAACGTTAACCGTGCCGCTGCCCACCGTACCCAAACCGCAGATACCCAGTTTGATCGTTTTCATTGCGTTCCCCTTAACCGACCAAACCGTCGTTTTTAAACATTTTTTTGATGTTGCGGATCGCCTGACGAGTTCTGTGTTCATTTTCGATCAAGCCAAAACGGACATAACCCTCGCCATATTCACCAAACCCAATGCCTGGCGAGACGGCAACCTTAGCGTCTTTCAACAATTTCTTGCTGAACTCGAGTGATCCCATATCACGATAAGCCTCGGGAATCTGAGCCCAGACAAACATCGTCGCTTTCGGGGGTACGACCGGCCAGCCTGCATTGTTCAGGCCACTGCAAAGCACATCGCGGCGGCTTTTGTACAAAGCCACAATATCGCTGACACAAGATTGATCGCCCTCTAAGGCGGCAATTGCGGCAACCTGTATAGGTGTGAACATGCCGTAATCAAGGTAACTTTTTACTTTAGCCAAAGCGCCAACCAAGGTGGGATTACCCACGCAAAAGCCGACCCGCCAGCCAGGCATATTGTAACTTTTCGACATCGTAAAGAATTCAACCGCGATATCTTTCGCGCCCTCGACCTGCATGATCGATGGCGCGACGTACCCATCAAAGCAAAGATCAGCGTAGGCTAAATCTTGAACCACCCATATGCCATATTCTTTCGCAATGGCGATGACACGCTCAAAAAACTCCAACTGCACACACTGCGTCGTTGGGTTCGACGGGAAACTCAGCACCAACATCTTAGGACGTGGCCAGGAATTTTTGATCGAGTTTTCTAATTCTTCAAAAAACTGGTGCTCGTCGCCCATCGGGACGTGGCGAATATCGGCCCCGGAAATCACAAAACCGTAAGGGTGGATCGGATAGCTCGGATTGGGCACCAAAATGGCATCACCAGGCCCAGTGGTGGCCAAAGCCAAGTGCGCCAGACCTTCTTTTGACCCCAGCGTGACAATGGCCTCTGTTTCTGGATCTAAATCAACGTCGTAGCGATTCTTATACCACGTGGTAATGGCCCGACGTAACCGAGGAATTCCCTTAGACTGCGAATAGCGATGTGTGTCGCCACGCTGAGCAGTCTCGACCAACTTATCGACAATGTGCTGTGGCGTAGGTTGATCGGGGTTACCCATACCAAAGTCAATGATGTCTTCGCCCCGCGCGCGGGCTTCCTGCTTGAGCTGCCCTGTAATGTTGAAGACGTAAGGAGGGAGACGGTCGATTCGTGCAAAATGGTCGTTCACAGTGATTCCAAAAATAAAGGGGCCCGGAGGCCTGGTCTAAAATGCAAGCGCGCGTGCGCTCAGTTGCTACTCTTTGGTAATACCCAAAATCTCAGCGAGTTGATCGGCTGTCTTGTAGCCTGGAATGAGCTCGCCCGAGTCTAAAACGATCGCGGGAGTACCGCTCACGCCAACGGCACGACCCAAGTTAAACTGCTCGGTAACTAGCGTGCTGGCACAGGTTTTGAGTGGTCTACTCTCGTTGTTTTTGTATGCAGTCAGGGTACCCGCTCGGTCATCAGAGCACCATGTGCTGACTAATTCATCCAGTCCACGACGATTTTTGTCCGCAGGATTTAGCCCATACCGTGGGTACGCTAGGTAGCGCACCTCAACCCCTAGCTCGTTTAGACGAGGCACCTCAGCATGTAGCTTGCGGCAGTAATAGCAGGTCGTATCGGTAAACACGCTAATGACGGCTTTGACCTCACCCTCCGGCATAAAAATGGTGGTATCGCTGTCTTCCACCGCTGCCATCAATTTCGCACGCTCGCCATTGCGGCGCATCTCAGTAATATTGACGACACCACTTTCAAGCACCGAGAACAAATCGCCGACAAAAAAGTACGAACCTGACTCGTGGGCCACAATCGTGGGGCCATTTAGGAACGTCACCTCGTAAAGCGCATCGACGCCCGCGGGTTTTACAGACTCAACCACCATGCCCGCTAGGCTCGCCTCAAGCGTCTGTTTTAACCGTGACTCGGCATCGTCGTCCGCTCCAAAAACGCGGGACGCAAGCATGGCTAACAGGCAGACAATCAAGATCTTCTGAAGGTTTTTCATCATAGGTCTCTGGGCATTGTGAATTGCACGTTCGGAAAGGTGTTATTGTACCCTGTGTCGCACACAGTTGGTATGGCTCTAACCCCTTGGATGGTGCTTTGCGTGCAAATCTTGCAAGCGTTGCTGTGCTACGTGAGTATAAATTTGCGTTGTCGTTAGATCGGAGTGACCCAATAGCATTTGAACGACGCGCAAGTCGGCCCCGTGATTCAAAAGATGGGTCGCAAAAGCGTGACGCAAAGTGTGTGGAGACAGAGGTGCCTTAATTCCCGCCCGCTTCGCATACAGCTTGATGCGATGCCAAAAGGTTTGGCGCGTCATACCTTGCCCGCGAATACTGGGAAACAACCAATCGTTCGCTTTTTTTTCAACGATCAGTGGGCGCCCTTCGCGCAAATAGCGCGTGAGCCAATCCAGCGCCTCCTCGCCCATCGGCACCAATCGCTCTTTCGAACCTTTGCCTAATACGCGCACAACGCCTTGATTAACACTGATATTCAGCTGCGTGAGCCCTACCAGTTCGCTCACGCGCAAACCGCAGGCATACAACAACTCAAGCATCGCTTTGTCGCGCAATTCAATGGGGCTTTCGACGTTTGGGGCACTGAGCAGGGCATCAACATCCTGCTCAGAGAGTGACTTAGGTAACGCGCGCCCCATTTTAGGCGACTCCACATCCGCTGTTGGATCCGTCACGCACCAGTTTTGCCGCAGGGCATAGCGATAAAAACTTCGTAAACAAGATAGCAGACGAGCCGTTGATCGAGGCGAACGCCCCTGCTTCAACCGAAGTCCCAAATAGCGCTGCAAATCCGCTCCGTCAGCTTGACGTAGCTGCCTGCCAGCGACCGCTTTGTCTAACCAGGCCTGATAGTGGGCAAGATCGGTACGATACGCGCTCAACGAATTATCGGAGAGCCCCCTCTCCATCCACAAGGCGTCAATGAATTGCTCGATATCAGGAGACGTCGCCATAGCACTTGAGCGTTTAACCAAGATCCCCAAACTCTACCACGACGTCAGCAAGCAGTTGTACTAAAACGCAAAAAACGCCGACCGAGGTCAGCGTTTTGCACAAGATGCCCGAGCCGAAGCCCAGAGAAAGCGGTTAGCTAGACAGCTTTTCTTTAATACGAGCCGCTTTACCGCTCAGTTCACGCAAGTAGTAGAGCTTCGCTTGACGAACGTCACCACGACGTTTGACCGAAATGCTTTCCACTAAGGGGCTGTACGTCTGAAAGGTACGCTCAACACCAACGCCATGCGAAATCTTGCGCAAAGTGAAGGCAGAATTCAGGCCGCGATTTTTAATACCCAAGCAAACGCCTTCGAAGGCCTGCAAACGCTCGCGGTTACCTTCTTTTACACGAACCTGAACGACCACGGTATCACCGGGGCTAAACTCAGGGATTTCCTTGCTCATTTGCTCTGCTTCAAGCTGAGAAATAATGTTACTCATCGTTGCTACTCCTTTTGAAACCCGCTCACGCCGGCTCGATCTACTTAATCTGTTTGCTGCTGCGCCAAATACTCGTCCAACAGCGTCTTTTCTTCCCGCGTTAACTCGCGTTGTTCCATTAGATCAGGACGTCGTTCTAATGTCCTAACCAGCGACCGCTGTAAACGCCATTTCCGAATGCGCTCGTGATTACCACTGAGCAACACGTCGGGCACAGCCTGCCCTTTGTATACTTCTGGGCGCGTATAGTGTTCGCAATCGAGAAGCCCGTTAACAAACGAGTCTTGCTCAGCCGATTGGTCGTGTCCCAACACACCAGGGACCCATCGACAAACCGCATCCATCACTACCATCGCCGGCAACTCACCACCGCTTAAGACGTAATCTCCGATCGAGATCTCTTCGTCAACTTCCGCTGCGATCAGCCGCTCATCTATCCCTTCATAACGTCCCGCGACAAAAATCAACGCGTCGTTACTTGCCAACTCTTTAACACGCTCTTGTGTTAGAGGTTGCCCTTGTGGCGACATATACACCACTCGTGCGTTCGGCGCCTGCTTTCGCGCCTCGTCAATAGCCAAACGCAAAGGCTCTATCGCCATTACCATGCCTGGACCCCCGCCATAAGGACGATCATCGACCGACTTGTGCTTATTAAATGCATAATCACGCGGATTTATCGCACCAATCTGCACCAGACCTAAGTCGCAGGCCCTGCTCGTGACCCCTGACCGGGTCAGGGCAGTCAACATCTCGGGAAAAAGTGTCACAAGCATTAACTGCATTGCTTTACCTCCCCTTTACCACTCAGGATCCCAATCGACCTCAATGGTATTCGACGCTCTATCAACGCCGAGAACAAATCGTTCAAGCAAGAATGGAATCAACCGCTCTTGCTCATCAACGCTACCTTCCGTGCTCTTAACAACGAGCACATCATTTGCGCCGGTTTCCAGCATATTGCTCACTTCGCCGAGCAACACCCCTTTTGTCACTACTGTCATGCCAATCAAGTCGCGCCAGTAGAATTCGTCTTCCGCCAACTCAGGGAGCACCGCGGACGGCATCGTTATATCGACACCCTTTAACAACTCCGCCGCGTTTCGATCATCAAGCCCTTTAAGCTTTACTGACCAGCCTTTTGTCAGACTTTTTCGAGCCTCAACTTCAAACGCAGACTTTTTGCCTCTTTGCATCAAGTACAAAGGCGCATACTCAAACAATTGCTCTTCTGGATCGGTGAAGCTTCTTATCCTTACCCATCCTTTGACCCCATGCGCGCCGAGCACTCGCCCGACCGTGATGAGATCATCGCCCGCCATGGGACTTAGGCCTCAGCTGAGCTAGAAGCCTCTTTCAACAAGCTGGCAACGCGATCTGACACTTGCGCGCCATTGCTACGCCAGTAGTCAACGCGATCAAAATCAACGCGCAAACGCTCTTCCTGTCCACGGGCTGTGGGGTTAAAAAAGCCCACACGCTCAATGAAACGGCCGTTGCGAGAGTTACGGCTATCAGCCACAGTAAAGTGGTAGAAAGGACGCTTTTTTGCTCCGCCTCTTGCCAATCGAATTGTTACCATAAATGTGTTCCTGTTAGTTTGAACGCCCCAAATTCTTGGTGTTACAAGGGCAATACCGGCACCCTTGCCGGAAAGGCGCGTATCATACGGAAAAACGGCCCGCTTTGAAAGCCCGATTTTTCACAAGTTTTCGTAATTTCTCAATCATTTACCGAAAGGGAAAACCACCGCCCTTTGGCATGTTACCGGCCATGCCTCGCATCATTCGCTCGAGGCCTCCGCCCTTCATCTTTTTCATCATCTTTTGCATCTGTTTGTGCTGTTTGAGTAGACGATTCAGATCTTGGACCTGTGTACCAGAGCCCAGGGTGATGCGACGCTTACGAGAGCCTGCGATTAAATCTGGATTGCGGCGCTCTTTCGGCGTCATCGAGTTGATCATGGCCTCCATACGCACAAACATTTTGGGGTCCATGCCCTGAGCAGCCTGGGCCATACCACCCATGCCGGGCAGTTTATCCAACATACCCGTTACCCCACCCATATTGTTCATTTGTTGTAATTGGTCACGAAAATCCTCTAGGTCAAAGCGCTTACCTGCCTTCACTTTCTTGGCGATACGTTCCGCTTTGGCCTTATCAACCTTTTGCTCGGCCTCTTCAATCAGCGATAAAACATCGCCCATCCCCAAAATGCGCGAGGCTATTCGGTCTGGGTGGAAAGGGTCCAGCGCCTGGGTTTTTTCGCCCACACCTAAAAACTTGATCGGCTTACCCGTAATCGAACGAACCGACAGAGCCGCACCACCACGCACGTCGGCATCGACTTTGGTCAAAATCACGCCTGTTAAAGGCAGAGCATCACCGAAGGCCTTCGCAGTGTTGGCCGCATCTTGCCCTGTCATCGCATCAACGACGAATAAGGTTTCTATTGGGTCAATTGCCGCGTGGAGGTCTTTTATCTCTGCCATCATTTCTGCATCAATGGCCAGGCGCCCCGCAGTATCTACCAACAGCACATCGCTAAATTGTGTTTTCGCCGTTTGCACCGCGCGCTTGGCAATCTCAACCGGCGATTCGTTCATGTCGCTTGGAATAAAACGAGCACCGACCTCCTGAGCCAAGGTTTCTAGCTGCTTGATCGCTGCCGGACGATAAACGTCAGCACTGACTACCGAGACTGATTTCTTCTCGCGTTCGATCAAACGACGTGCCAACTTAGCCACCGATGTCGTTTTACCCGCACCCTGTAGACCAGCCATCAGGATAATAGCGGGAGGCTGCGTAGCAAGGTTTAACGACTCGTTGGCCGAGCCCATGGTGGACTCAAGCTCTGATTGAACGATTTTTAGAAAAGCTTGCCCGGGGCTTAAAGCCTGAGCCACTTCTTGACCTAATGCCCGCTGTTTAACCGCCTCCGTAAACGTTTTAACGACGGGTAGGGCAACATCGGCCTCAAGCAAGGCCATACGCACTTCGCGCAGTGTGCCTTGAATATTATCCTCACTCAGCTTCGCTTTACCGGAAATGGATTTTAGGGTCGCAGACAAGCGATCTGACAAACTTTGAAACATGCTGACCTCTCTAGGGCTTCTGCCCTATTGATTATGTGACTCGATCTGGGTACAAAGGGGGATTATACGTCAACCACAGGCCAGCGCCCACTCATGACCGCCTTGATTATTGCTTTAGCGACAGCCACAGCGTATCTCGTGGCCGCTGGGCACCAACTTTACTACGCACCCAGACATCGTGGAGCCAGCTCTGTTTTGGCCTTGAGCAGCGGCGCACTCGCAATTATGTTGCACGCTTACTTAGTTTTTGGGGCTTTGCAGTCCCACGCTCTCGCGCCGCTGGGGTTTATCGAGGCATCATCACTCGCATTCCTGTTGACCAATGTCGTCGCCGCACTATTGCTGGTCATCAGACCCTTGCAAACGGTGCTGATTGGTCTATTCCCACTCTCTGCCCTGACCGTATTGGTCAGCGTACTGGCACCCAGCGAGATACAGGCCACCTCTCTGGCACCTGGCGTTGTCATTCACATTGCCTGTTCGTTATCCGCCAACGCCTTGCTGGCAATTGCGGCCATGCAGGCCGGGCTCGTCGCCTTACAAGATCGACAGCTGCGTAGACATCACAACTTGGGAGTAACCCGCTGGTTGCCACCACTCCAAAAGATGGAACGCTTACTCTTCGAGCTCTTGTGGATTGGTTTTGCGGTTCTCAGCTTAGCGATCATTACCGGTTTTGTTTTTCTAGAGGACATGCTCGCTCAGCATGTGGCGCACAAAACGGTCTTCACCATCAGCGCCTGGTTGGTTTACGCCAGTCTTTTATGGGGGCATCACCAGCAGGGCTGGCGATCAAGAACCGCGGTAAAACTCACTCTCGCTGGATTTTCCCTCATCCTGCTGGCCTACTTCGGCTCAAAATTCGTGCTGCAGTGGCTCCTCGACTAGAAAAGTATCGCTTTGTTGCTTGCGCGCTGGCCGGAAGTTCGAGACACTTACGCTTCAATAGCCACACGAGATTCACACAGCGTTGAACGAAGCGCCCTTAGAGTTGCTGTTTACAGCTCTCGCCATCTTGATCGTCCTGTCGGGTTTTTTCTCGTCTTCAGAAACAGGAATGATGTCACTCAACCGATTCCGCCTGAAACACTTGCGCAACGAAAAGCACAAGGGCGCAGAGCGTGCCAGTCAATTACTTGAGCGACCCGATAGGCTCATCGGCCTTATTTTGATCGGCAACAACTTGGTCAACATTCTGGCCTCTGCTATCGCGACGGTGATCGCGATCCGCTTGTTTGGCGACGCAGGTATCGCCGTCGCAACCCTGGTACTAACGCTCGTGATCTTAATTTTTGCCGAGATCACACCAAAAACGATTGCGGCGTTGCACCCC
This region includes:
- a CDS encoding DsbC family protein, whose translation is MMKNLQKILIVCLLAMLASRVFGADDDAESRLKQTLEASLAGMVVESVKPAGVDALYEVTFLNGPTIVAHESGSYFFVGDLFSVLESGVVNITEMRRNGERAKLMAAVEDSDTTIFMPEGEVKAVISVFTDTTCYYCRKLHAEVPRLNELGVEVRYLAYPRYGLNPADKNRRGLDELVSTWCSDDRAGTLTAYKNNESRPLKTCASTLVTEQFNLGRAVGVSGTPAIVLDSGELIPGYKTADQLAEILGITKE
- the alaC gene encoding alanine transaminase, with protein sequence MNDHFARIDRLPPYVFNITGQLKQEARARGEDIIDFGMGNPDQPTPQHIVDKLVETAQRGDTHRYSQSKGIPRLRRAITTWYKNRYDVDLDPETEAIVTLGSKEGLAHLALATTGPGDAILVPNPSYPIHPYGFVISGADIRHVPMGDEHQFFEELENSIKNSWPRPKMLVLSFPSNPTTQCVQLEFFERVIAIAKEYGIWVVQDLAYADLCFDGYVAPSIMQVEGAKDIAVEFFTMSKSYNMPGWRVGFCVGNPTLVGALAKVKSYLDYGMFTPIQVAAIAALEGDQSCVSDIVALYKSRRDVLCSGLNNAGWPVVPPKATMFVWAQIPEAYRDMGSLEFSKKLLKDAKVAVSPGIGFGEYGEGYVRFGLIENEHRTRQAIRNIKKMFKNDGLVG
- the thrC gene encoding threonine synthase; the protein is MKYISTRGKAPALNFEDVLLTGLASDGGLYVPDQLPSFSQEQIRSWRSLSYAELAAEIVYPFVEDTFSREELDTILADTYAVFRHDAIAPMVQIAPNQWVLELFHGPTLAFKDFALQLLGRLLDEVLKRRDERIMIMGATSGDTGSAAIEGCKRCSNIDIFILHPYQRVSDVQRKQMTTVVGENIHNLAVRGNFDDCQALVKATFGDRSGLPADRGLVAVNSINWARIMAQIVYYFYAALSVGGPDRAVSFSVPTGNFGDIFAGYLAKQMGLPVEQLVIATNKNDVLHKMMTTGVYDKMSLEASLSPSMDITVSSNFERLLFDVYDRDGAAIADLFEQFKTEPIHFSETAMARTRALFASHRVSDDETCAEVARLWHDCQYLADPHSAIGVAAARLYGKPETPMITLATAHAAKFPSAIAQAGLDFAPPLPEHLADLFEREERFDVIDNDLATVQAYMSAHVAS
- the ggt gene encoding gamma-glutamyltransferase; protein product: MRTIFLLVAFILSANAVAQELGSGGRPVGPEYSRSPVYGKNGMAATAQPLASQVALDILKEGGSAVDAAIAANAALGLMEPTGNGIGGDLFAIIWDPKTQTLYGYNGSGRSPMGRDLQELKDAIARLKQEQRLPENYEGIPSHGSLSVTVPGTVDGWFAMHERFGKLPMSEVLAPAIDYARDGFPVSPVIAYYFERNLARFKQVAPMIEELDNAMTTYFADDKAPLVGEVFRNPDLADTLALLAQEGRSAFYSGKIAQTIDTYMQRIGGDLRLADLEAHRGEWVTPLGVDYKGHTLYELPPNGQGLAALMMLSILKNVDFTQWERGSPEVIHYMVEAKRLAFADMAASFADPDFAEMPLHQLISDEYGKQQFQRIDPKQAANDYGPSEVLLEGEGDTTYLTVADASGMMVSLIQSNYRGMGSGLVPDGLGFMLQDRGELFALTEGHPNVYASGKRPFHTIIPAFLMQGDRPVMSFGLMGGGMQPQGHVQVLINWLVYGIDIQAAGDAARFLHDGGASPTDTTYEGYGVLYVEPGVAQSTVERLRAMGHRVEYNDAGAMFGGYQAIYRDPETGVYSGATEMRKDGTVTAY
- the xerD gene encoding site-specific tyrosine recombinase XerD, which translates into the protein MATSPDIEQFIDALWMERGLSDNSLSAYRTDLAHYQAWLDKAVAGRQLRQADGADLQRYLGLRLKQGRSPRSTARLLSCLRSFYRYALRQNWCVTDPTADVESPKMGRALPKSLSEQDVDALLSAPNVESPIELRDKAMLELLYACGLRVSELVGLTQLNISVNQGVVRVLGKGSKERLVPMGEEALDWLTRYLREGRPLIVEKKANDWLFPSIRGQGMTRQTFWHRIKLYAKRAGIKAPLSPHTLRHAFATHLLNHGADLRVVQMLLGHSDLTTTQIYTHVAQQRLQDLHAKHHPRG
- a CDS encoding homoserine dehydrogenase translates to MKTIKLGICGLGTVGSGTVNVLAASGEAINRRAGATLEITHIGARRDNALCNTAGIKVSRDIFDVVDDPEIDILIELIGGTTVAKELVERAIKAGKHVVTANKALIAEFGTELFALASEHGVALRYEAAVAGGIPIIKALREGLAGNEINWLAGIINGTTNFILSEMGTAKRAFEDVLAEAQALGYAEADPTFDVEGIDAAHKLVILAAIAFGIPLNINGVYTEGVTRITPADLSFAEELGYRIKHLGIAKLTDAGVNLRVHPTLIPEEQLLSRVNGVENAVLIDGSAVGPTLYCGAGAGAAPTASAVVADIVDIARELAADQLPQIPALGVDADSITEIDSVPMAQVVTPWYLRLNVQDKPGVMSKVSSILSERGISIEALIQKPPTKGQQSVSLVVLTNPAEQAQLLGAVAEIEALETTLSDVMRIRVETLKG
- a CDS encoding DUF599 domain-containing protein — encoded protein: MDWSATLIGGFDSPLMVKDWVAITIFFGTWFAYARIAKFRAKREHTLSSIMRKHREHWMRQVMLREQRVSDATILGNLERVVTFFASTTILLLAGTLTAMMSADGLVEVINSAHLADSASAESVRAKLFFLALIFVYAFFKFTWAVRQYIMCAILLGGAPIHHGEPIELPLSDEFEAFALRAAKMSDLANHDFNHGLRAYYFALALLGWLINVWVLLGASSLVLFTLAQREFASKAVQVLRDQ
- the rplS gene encoding 50S ribosomal protein L19, with the protein product MSNIISQLEAEQMSKEIPEFSPGDTVVVQVRVKEGNRERLQAFEGVCLGIKNRGLNSAFTLRKISHGVGVERTFQTYSPLVESISVKRRGDVRQAKLYYLRELSGKAARIKEKLSS